In Ptychodera flava strain L36383 unplaced genomic scaffold, AS_Pfla_20210202 Scaffold_31__1_contigs__length_3010019_pilon, whole genome shotgun sequence, the following are encoded in one genomic region:
- the LOC139127425 gene encoding uncharacterized protein: MATSGGDDIYVESPGEAQGIEEGNSGQSQGETQVRGDTEPGATDGGLVVDSVLEKFVRAMENVERSSIKKIGAKLYLSDNSLSDLGCDDKDKDIKDLRRAICKKWLETHGADANVPWFVSALRHIGLYVDAHNLQYENIDEREQGNGTSAAAMSTSPPSRAGTLDNSTIQRVNPSRRNKTGCPVSLRQPCDLFTGVTHIECCDNIEKHYNTRRGQGSESHRVLVEILIGLGGCGKSEILCQYVWNNWSKYKGGVFILNGQSSNYIDFGLKRLLTYVKLNEGLLEEETTPSNIRRLALEWLNRCQDWLLVIDNVLEPELIKTYFPDQPQLHDGHILITTRVTQGWNNWYNAIKTRVPHMTAKDSAIYLLRQKYSEPDQSVSSADAEQMLSDLKENNFSEYEALMWLGDDGALQGLPLALFQASRYISTCKVTFKKYKELYFKCRMDVFKNINTDPLEAWLVSCKIDRKFGPALREIVHSNTILVKTLKDQELKEVGMKPDEITNFNQARQETAIERFAQMVDPSKDDILTTWKMNYDQVCQNKIAREFIQLCSCLSSRVQVALLVDGVHHLNPSSLKDYILSRRRGSTGCCQTVIHERVLELFQHLQQYSFATMIIGQTDDRRAKVDLNRLGAFIVPNLLKEVVFLKLISRDEKIRSLNHAMNILEKLFPKIEDVQADRLDILYSEAVRDYHSIIAFHTLALAHQMESLEQDDITHLNNTNRLFSSVGTYLRRLGRFRDAKTLYKLMVRFSRWRRPPRECDLGEELRCLGKVYYNMKQFKKAKIYFEDSRKVFEKMNGEDDITVAFAMQGLGRVLQNDQDYMKTEQHRDEVEQLLKATLEKKMAYFKKSGENDHYSIAHAKHQLGRFYQDTGNCTKAHDLMKESYEMRNKYWLRKYGTIETVDVAVGMTNFARNYLVGKGNGECRSLDEAEKLLLEAENIKQQRMPDSNESYQLALYYLATLYRERGMLEKAKKYHDKIILEEYQKLFTDMEGKKKYAEVYPPEKTIWM; this comes from the exons atggcgACCAGTGGTGGTGACGATATTTACGTTGAGAGTCCCGGAGAGGCTCAGGGGATTGAGGAAGGAAACTCCGGACAAAGTCAAGGTGAAACCCAGGTACGGGGTGACACTGAACCCGGTGCAACAG aTGGTGGTCTGGTTGTAGACTCCGTTCTCGAGAAATTCGTACGAGCGATGGAAAATGTTGAACGAAGTTCCATTAAAAAAATCGGCGCTAAGTTATATTTATCAGATAACAGTCTGTCTGACCTCGGTTGTGACGACAAAGACAAAGACATCAAAGATCTAAGACGGGCTATCTGCAAGAAATGGCTGGAGACGCACGGCGCAGACGCCAATGTTCCATGGTTCGTCAGCGCTCTACGGCACATCGGCCTCTACGTGGACGCTCACAATTTACAATACG AAAATATCGATGAACGAGAACAAGGTAATGGGACCAGTGCTGCTGCCATGTCTACATCACCACCATCAAGAGCAGGCACGCTAGATAATTCCACAATACAGAGAGTTAACCCAAGTCGAAGAAACAAAACAG GGTGTCCTGTGTCACTGAGGCAACCATGCGACCTTTTCACAGGGGTGACTCACATTGAATGCTGCGATAACATCGAGAAACATTACAACACTCGTCGCGGGCAAGGAAGCGAATCTCACAGGGTTTTAGTTGAG ATTTTGATCGGATTGGGAGGTTGCGGTAAAAGTGAGATCTTGTGTCAGTATGTGTGGAACAACTGGTCCAAGTACAAGGGAGGTGTCTTCATTCTGAACGGGCAGTCCAGCAACTACATCGATTTTGGACTGAAGAGACTGTTGACC TATGTTAAGCTAAATGAAGGACTGCTAGAAGAAGAGACCACCCCAAGTAACATAAGACGCCTGGCTTTAGAATGGCTTAATCGGTGCCAGGATTGGTTGTTAGTCATTGACAATGTACTTGAACCCGAACTGATCAAGACGTACTTCCCCGATCAGCCGCAGTTGCACGATGGCCACATCCTGATTACGACGAGGGTCACTCAAGGCTGGAACAACTGGTACAATGCAATAAAGACACGCGTCCCGCACATGACGGCAAAGGACTCGGCCATCTACCTGCTGCGTCAGAAATATTCAGAGCCCGACCAGTCTGTCTCATCCGCTGATGCTGAACAGATGCTCAGTGATCTGAAGGAAAATAACTTTTCTGAATACGAGGCCTTGATGTGGTTAGGGGATGACGGTGCCTTGCAAGGGTTGCCTCTTGCTCTCTTCCAAGCGAGCAGGTACATTTCGACTTGCAAAGTGACTTTCAAGAAGTACAAGGAGCTATACTTCAAGTGTAGAATGGATGTCTTCAAGAACATCAACACAGATCCGTTGGAAGCCTGGTTGGTATCATGCAAAATTGACAGGAAGTTCGGGCCGGCACTACGAGAAATTGTTCACTCGAACactattttggtcaaaacgttAAAAGACCAAGAGCTGAAGGAAGTCGGTATGAAACCAGATGAAATCACAAACTTCAACCAGGCTCGCCAAGAAACAGCGATTGAGCGCTTCGCCCAAATGGTAGATCCCAGCAAAGATGATATACTGACGACGTGGAAGATGAACTACGATCAAGTCTGCCAGAATAAAATCGCAAGAGAATTCATACAGCTGTGTTCCTGTTTGTCATCTCGCGTCCAAGTAGCACTTTTGGTTGACGGAGTTCATCACCTCAACCCAAGTAGCCTCAAGGACTATATACTATCAAGGCGCAGAGGTAGCACAGGGTGTTGTCAGACGGTGATCCACGAGAGGGTCCTCGAGCTGTTCCAGCATCTGCAGCAGTATTCCTTCGCGACCATGATTATCGGGCAAACAGATGATCGTCGAGCCAAAGTGGATCTGAACCGACTTGGCGCGTTCATTGTCCCAAACCTACTCAAGGAGGTCGTCTTCCTGAAGCTCATCAGCAGGGACGAGAAGATTCGAAGCCTCAACCACGCCATGAACATCTTGGAGAAGCTCTTTCCAAAGATAGAAGACGTCCAGGCAGATAGGCTCGACATCCTTTACAGCGAAGCAGTACGGGATTACCACTCGATCATCGCTTTCCACACCCTCGCCCTGGCTCATCAGATGGAGTCGCTGGAACAGGATGACATAACGCACCTCAACAACACCAACCGCCTTTTCAGTAGCGTTGGCACCTACTTGCGACGCCTGGGGCGCTTCCGTGATGCCAAGACTCTCTACAAGCTGATGGTGAGGTTCAGCCGATGGCGAAGACCACCAAGGGAATGCGATCTTGGGGAAG AGCTCCGCTGCCTTGGCAAAGTCTACTATAACATGAAGCAGTTCAAGAAGGCTAAGATCTATTTTGAAGACAGCAGAAAGGTTTTTGAAAAGATGAATGGAGAAGATGACATAACAGTGGCGTTTG CTATGCAAGGGCTTGGCAGGGTTTTGCAGAACGATCAAGACTACATGAAAACGGAGCAACACAGAGATGAAGTCGAACAACTCTTGAAGGCCACCCTAGAGAAGAAGATGGCATATTTTAAGAAGTCCGGTGAGAACGACCACTACAGCATTGCCCATG caAAACACCAACTTGGGCGCTTTTACCAAGACACGGGCAACTGCACGAAAGCCCATGACCTTATGAAGGAGTCGTACGAGATGAGAAACAAGTACTGGCTGAGAAAGTATGGTACCATAGAAACAGTGGATGTTGCTGTGGGGATGACGAACTTTGCGAGAAATTATCTTGTAGGGAAAGGCAACGGGGAGTGCAGGAGTCTTGATGAGGCAGAGAAATTACTGTTGGAGGCAGAGAATATCAAACAACAGCGAATGCCTGATTCGAACGAATCGTATCAACTAG CACTCTATTACCTTGCCACTCTGTACCGTGAAAGGGGTATGCTAGAAAAGGCGAAAAAATACCATGACAAGATCATCCTTGAAGAATatcaaaaattgttcacagaCATGGAAGGAAAGAAGAAGTATGCAGAAG TGTATCCACCAGAGAAAACAATTTGGATGTAA